A window of Danio aesculapii chromosome 16, fDanAes4.1, whole genome shotgun sequence genomic DNA:
ggactaGATATAGGTCAGTATTGACGGCAAATATTTCTCAAGAAAAGTTGAGTTGGCTGCTGAGTTTTTATTGTTACAAATGCAgtaaggcggcacggtggctcagtggttagcactgtggcctcacagcaagaaggtcactgattcgagtcccggctggatcagttggtgtttctgtgtagagtttgtatgttctccccgtgttggtgtgggtttcctccgggtgctccggtttcccccacagccaaaacacatgcgctataggggaattgatgaactaaactgaccgtagtgaatgagtgtgtatgggtgtttcccagtactgggttgcagctggaagtaaaacatatgctggataagttggcggttcattccgctgtggtgacccctgataaataagggactaagtacTAAAATACTAAGGGACTAAGGGACTAAAATACAGTaagaacatgaaataaatgttggtattttacagtaaatgacagaatttcattcatttatacaccAATACATGGATTGTTGTTGACAGTAACGTGGTCATTTGAGCTTCTCGTCTGTCTGTTCAGTTTCAGGAGTCAGCCAGGGTCGTCGCTCAGACTTCGTCTTACTGAAGGACTCGTATATGTTCCCCTATAACGCCAGCATCTGCGAACACGCCGGGTGGAGAAAGAGTTTCCCTACAGACGCAGCGATCGGCAGATACAGGAATCAGCTCTGCTCAATTGAAGCTAATTTTGGAGCAGATTTCAGCTGTGTTGGAAACCAGCTGCTCCTCAAAAAGGCAAAGAGCACTGATCTGGGCACCTACGTGTTCATCTGTAATAAGGCAGAAAATCAACTTAAACTTGACGTTTTGTGTAAGTCTATACCGCTTCTCATTCATGCACAATCAAAGGTCATGGTGGCAATAATTCAGATTCTTGTTTCTGCAAATCATAAACTGTAATATTAAAAAACTAGGTCAGACTTTATTTCAGTTCTACATTACTAAGACTTATTAGCTGCTAATCAATAGCCAGTAAGAtaatagttgggtttagataTTGGGTAGGATTGGGGATGTACAATAAGATCACGCTTAGGGTTAGTGCTAATAAAGTAGTGCTAATAaatagttaatatcttaataataggcagctaATAAGCCAGTAAAATGGGTCAATTGTTACTTGTGCCAAaaataacccaggctcattgggaaaatgtgcccagtaCTACATGTTTGAGAACTGTTAAATGTGCTTGCAGGTATATATGTCTGCAttttatgtaaacaaacaaacaccacaGGACACTACAGCTGACTGTTACTACCGTATGAGATCAGTTAGCTTGGCGACTCGCCCTCCTACAGCATTAGAATTGGGATGCAGAGCGGGGTTGGAGTTTGGCGAAACCATGTAAAACGAAACCCAAGTGTGAATTTGTGAGTATAGCATGCTGTTACAACAGCTTATCTCTTCTAGGttgcttttgacaacactatcATTTGGGTTTAGTGAAGCGGTGTGTGGATCAGCTGAAATCAAGCTGATATATTACACAGGACAACAAGCCAACCAGCTTCTCTCACGGATGCGCTTGAGGAGGATGTTTAGATtcgcaaaaaatgtccacagtgCCCTTTAGTGGATTTAAGGGAAATGGCTCGTATTAGAAAACGTATTTGAGAGTGTCAAAAGTAAACACGGCGTCCTCTGgaggatttgtgaaaacaaaaattgcaagcagacgtagtccagggtacatatcggtcggttctcaaaaatgtagccctgggcacatatctccaatgagcctgggttgaaaaataaataaataaaataaagcttagGTAGACATGAGacttaaaaaagcatttaaaaataatttagatgtgtgatgtatatttttttattattattattcccctACAGACGCTCTGAAGGTGAACGCAGTGGAGAGAGCAGACGTCACTTTAGACTGTACTGCTGCGCTCAGTGACAAAGACGTGACGTGGCTCTTCAATAACGGGACAGCTCTCCATTATGAAAAGGGTGGATTAATAACCCCTGGGAAAGGCTTCGAGGGCAGAGTTTCGCTGGAGAAGGATAGTTTCAGGACTGGCGATTTCTCCCTGACCATCACTAACCTCCGCAGCGCAGATGAAGGGGTTTATCGCTGTTTTGTGGACCAGGAGACCACTAAAGGATACCCACACACATACAAGCTGGATGTTAACAGTATGTCCAGTTCAATCTCATTTCAGCTTACTAGCGTTGTAAAGTTcaacaataaattaatttaataggcAGTTAACTTGTTAGCTTTAATTTAGAtttgatttttaatagttttcttACACTATATTGTGTGTTCTGtcctttttaaaatgcttttatacggtagtaatttgcatatttacacacacacacacacacacacacacacacacacacacacacacacacacacacacacacacacacacacacacatatatatatatatatatatatatatatatatatacacacacacacacacacacacacacacacacacacacacacacatatatatatatatatatatatacacacacacacacaggtgaagtcagaatttttagctccccgtttatattttccccaatttctattaaatggagagcagattatttcaacacatttctaatcataatagtttaataactcatttctaataactgatttattttctctgtcatgatgacagcacataatattagactagatattcttcaagacactagtattcagcctaaagtgacatttaaaggcttaactagggtaattagggtaaagttagggtaattaggcaagtcattgtataacagtggtttgttctggagacaatccaaaactaatattgcttaagggggtgaataatattgaccttaaaattgctttaaaacaattaaaaactgcttttattctagctgaaataaaacaaatcagactttctccagaagaaataatattagaggaaatactgtgagaaattcctgaatctgttcatcatcatttaggaaatatttgacaaagaaaatgtgtatatatatatatatatatatatatatatatatatatatatattatatatatatatatatatatatatatatatatatatatatatatatatatatatatatatatatatacacacaacaatatgcttttattctagcaaactttccccagaataaaaaatatcaatctatttattattaatccatttataatctgtttttttctgaaagaagtattttagtttagctggactaaaaaaacaaataataaatgaaaaaatcagCTGGCTGCAGAACAAAGCACTGCTGtccaatcacttgcctaattaacctagttaccctagttaaactaattaaaaaacctgaaataaaagaaaactttgtgtaaatgaaaaattatttaattaattaattaaattataaattagtagaaacctgattaacttattcaaatatgttaaaaatgtattctcctgacttttgttgtaatatttacagcatgtgtgtgaacaaaataaaataaacaataaaagtatCTACGTAGTTCTCAAGCACAGTTTTTCTTCTCCTTATTGTTTTAATGTCTGTAtagttttatatttgcatttttgattgtctgggtcttattttgactgttgtttttattgatgcAGAGAATCCGGAGCAGACAGCCTGCCCCTGCACTGAAGCATCTGATCATaaaaccaccaccaccatcatcatttTGGCTCTTAGCGTGGTCCTCTTGGCCATCTGCCTTTTAGTTTTGGGGATTCTCTATTACAAAGCATGCAGTCAGACTCAAAACCGTGAACCAGATAATACACCAACTTCTGAAACTGAACACACGCCGCTTAATAACAACACAGCCAATAACCACACTCCATTAATAGAGCTTTCTGTTCAGGAGAGCAGCACAATGAAACCTGACAGCAGCGTTACTACATTTTACACTGCAGAGTGAAGTCTGTAACATGTCTGCCCTTAATAATCCAGCATTACACCCTACGATTAGCATTCTGAAACTGAATTTTATTACTATGTTTATCTTAatgagaatttatttataattttatgagaAACTGGACCTCGTTTACATCCCCATGACAGTACATCTACATTACCACAGCCAGCATTCAGCTACAAATATAGCTCCCATCAGCATTCAATAGAGAAGGGGTGGGGGAACAACACAGCATACAGCACAGTGATAAATTAATTCACTAGATGGCGGTACAGTTCAGAGGAAAGCAAATAGTTcaacctaaaatgaaaataaccccataataataacatttgtgggttaaatattcaattaaagataaaagggatacagctgcagctaCTGGGCATGATGCACACATCAGTACTGCACAAGTTTGAGACATTGCTTATATTACTGTAAGGGagaggtttagggttggggtcggTAAAGCACAATgaatcttattcattcattcattttccttcggcttaatccctttatttatcagtggtcaccacagcggaatgaaccgccaactattccagcatatgtcttacactTTGGATGGCCCCACAGTGAAGAAAGTCCTGCCTTTCAAGCAAAATGTGGACCAGTATTGTATTTCTTTCACCAGTGAAAACACTCAAAAGTGTTGGCCTTctgttctttattattatttaccagtgtattattgtgtatatatttgcATTACTGTGTGTCAAATTCAATGTACAAATGTGCTTTAATTTATGCAGAAAGCTTTAAATACA
This region includes:
- the LOC130243017 gene encoding uncharacterized protein LOC130243017 isoform X1 encodes the protein MMDAIKCVALLLLARLFAAVSGVSQGRRSDFVLLKDSYMFPYNASICEHAGWRKSFPTDAAIGRYRNQLCSIEANFGADFSCVGNQLLLKKAKSTDLGTYVFICNKAENQLKLDVLYALKVNAVERADVTLDCTAALSDKDVTWLFNNGTALHYEKGGLITPGKGFEGRVSLEKDSFRTGDFSLTITNLRSADEGVYRCFVDQETTKGYPHTYKLDVNKNPEQTACPCTEASDHKTTTTIIILALSVVLLAICLLVLGILYYKACSQTQNREPDNTPTSETEHTPLNNNTANNHTPLIELSVQESSTMKPDSSVTTFYTAE
- the LOC130243017 gene encoding uncharacterized protein LOC130243017 isoform X2 → MFPYNASICEHAGWRKSFPTDAAIGRYRNQLCSIEANFGADFSCVGNQLLLKKAKSTDLGTYVFICNKAENQLKLDVLYALKVNAVERADVTLDCTAALSDKDVTWLFNNGTALHYEKGGLITPGKGFEGRVSLEKDSFRTGDFSLTITNLRSADEGVYRCFVDQETTKGYPHTYKLDVNKNPEQTACPCTEASDHKTTTTIIILALSVVLLAICLLVLGILYYKACSQTQNREPDNTPTSETEHTPLNNNTANNHTPLIELSVQESSTMKPDSSVTTFYTAE